The Chloroherpetonaceae bacterium genome includes a region encoding these proteins:
- a CDS encoding alpha-amylase family glycosyl hydrolase: protein MAVYEFHLSRKARDTYQFSDTFFTLRGDVLFENYRAVQAFTERINEVRRAAARPESDLVRASDLYAMGLIHEIYHFVVRIYERDRNPQAFQKCDNYLKITLGSSDLQNFLLRFGYDFPAQRVYRNEESVEQYLQGYSAQTPNRSIVLEEMMLLYIENENPAFKPIHELIDDTTLRAETIYSSAITQVDNFFETQPRFGPENQSLFKLLFAPIAASPNSLMGQLTYILTKWESLLAGSPFLQKLLFAIDVIKEEGKYFKMLEEAAADKAKVPADVRPVPFFGWGEKETPPVPTYSAQEEAPEGFSPDLNWMPRLVLIAKNTYVWLDQLSKKYQRPITRLDQIPDEELATLSRRGFTGLWLIGVWERSVASKRIKHLNGNTDAIASAYSIYDYEIARELGGTEALLNLRERARRYGIRLASDMVPNHTGIDSRWVIQHPDWFISIDYPPFPNYTFYGPDLSSDERVGIFIEDGYWRKTDAAVVFARLDRWTGDVRYIYHGNDGTNMPWNDTAQLNFLKSEVREAVIQTILHVARLFPIIRFDAAMVLAKQHIQRLWFPEPGKGGAIPSRAAFAMTKEQFDALMPVEFWREVVDRVQAEVPDTLLLAEAFWLLEGYFVRTLGMHRVYNSAFMHMFKKEENDKYRTLIKNTLEYDARILKRYVNFMSNPDEETAVQQFGKDDKYFGVCVMMVTMPGLPMFAHGQIEGFSERYGMEYARAYYNETPDEYLIARHEREIFPLLKRRYLFAEVDNFYLYDFFTPEGKVDENVFAFSNRYGEERALVIYHNKFATTRGWIRTSVAFLENGRLVQRTLAEGLGISPNPKAYTIFRDFISGLEFIRANTELAEKGMYFELHAYKYAVFLDFREVIPTRLKPYDELARLLNGQGVPSIEDEVMHLSLRPVHQAFASAIEPEVLRELMQGWLYGKIHHQSVALFKEKLNAILLAKDAVENHIGGETRFVEQSAKRYIALMTLAHLESTLADEWTTVFRELLPADHRPDSAWRAMLIWLFVQHLDAVRQTAVDIHLNVVQDWRLEKFIVQSLTQQEQDEARARTEAELIRLLVERERYTGETRDLRLTLKGLIESRTADHFLGVNEFQGVEYFNRERFLVLANAFYLVSAVEDLAEADIQLTPALREKFGARYGVLQQLAIDAEQCGYRLREFLKTLSIEILESVEAPIAETESPTPTPAQTARTRKKVAASAAAPSSSKRTRAKKVSAAEESPITSELSATLSETKGKKRSTRASRPASAPQEAAGDGVARSMPSTVAPAPEQPAAPTVVKSKSAAEKLAEKAEADQAALLSRTVVQTAPSLAQPIVSRSRKVSSAKAQSPTVPSSAKPSVSERAATVAKKAVSTSDSTKAASAKSAKASPAKASATKATEAIKAAPKKASRAPSAKTASPKATSAKSTSSKSASSTSTSKTTRGKSSKKGK from the coding sequence ATGGCAGTCTACGAATTTCACCTTTCCAGAAAAGCCCGTGATACCTATCAATTCAGCGACACGTTCTTTACCCTGCGCGGCGATGTGCTTTTTGAGAACTATCGCGCTGTGCAAGCTTTCACGGAGCGCATCAATGAGGTACGGCGCGCGGCTGCTCGTCCTGAAAGCGACCTTGTTCGAGCCTCTGACCTGTATGCAATGGGACTGATTCACGAGATTTATCACTTTGTTGTGCGCATCTATGAGCGCGACCGCAACCCGCAAGCCTTCCAGAAATGCGATAATTATCTCAAAATCACGCTTGGCAGCAGTGATCTGCAAAATTTTCTTCTGCGATTTGGTTACGACTTTCCTGCCCAGCGTGTCTATCGCAATGAAGAAAGCGTTGAGCAATACCTACAGGGCTACAGCGCCCAAACTCCAAATCGCAGCATCGTACTTGAAGAAATGATGCTGCTTTACATTGAAAATGAAAACCCTGCCTTTAAGCCCATTCACGAGCTAATTGATGACACAACGCTGCGCGCTGAGACGATTTATAGCAGCGCGATTACGCAAGTCGATAACTTCTTTGAAACTCAGCCACGCTTTGGCCCTGAAAACCAATCTCTCTTCAAGCTGCTTTTTGCGCCGATTGCCGCCTCGCCAAACTCACTTATGGGTCAGCTCACCTACATTTTGACCAAGTGGGAAAGTCTTCTGGCTGGCTCACCTTTTCTGCAGAAACTGCTTTTCGCTATTGATGTCATCAAGGAAGAGGGCAAATATTTCAAGATGCTGGAAGAAGCAGCTGCCGATAAAGCGAAAGTGCCTGCTGATGTTCGTCCAGTGCCATTCTTCGGCTGGGGTGAAAAAGAAACTCCACCCGTCCCAACTTACTCTGCCCAAGAAGAAGCACCTGAGGGATTCAGCCCTGACCTTAATTGGATGCCGCGTCTGGTGCTCATTGCAAAAAACACCTACGTTTGGCTTGACCAGCTCTCGAAGAAATACCAGCGTCCGATTACGCGCCTGGACCAAATTCCTGATGAAGAGCTGGCTACGCTTTCACGGCGCGGGTTTACAGGTCTCTGGCTGATTGGTGTGTGGGAGCGCAGCGTTGCCTCAAAGCGTATCAAGCACCTGAACGGCAATACGGACGCAATTGCCTCAGCCTACTCGATTTACGACTACGAAATTGCTCGCGAGTTAGGCGGCACAGAAGCACTGCTCAACTTGCGTGAGCGTGCACGTCGCTACGGCATTCGCCTTGCTAGCGATATGGTGCCCAATCACACGGGCATTGACTCCCGCTGGGTGATTCAGCACCCCGATTGGTTTATTTCCATTGACTATCCACCGTTCCCGAACTACACCTTCTACGGTCCCGATCTTTCCAGTGATGAACGCGTAGGCATTTTTATTGAAGATGGCTACTGGCGCAAAACCGATGCAGCCGTTGTCTTCGCTCGCTTGGATCGATGGACAGGCGATGTCCGATACATCTATCACGGCAATGATGGCACTAATATGCCGTGGAACGATACCGCCCAGCTTAACTTCCTCAAGTCCGAAGTTCGCGAAGCCGTCATTCAAACGATTTTGCATGTGGCACGGCTCTTTCCGATTATTCGCTTTGATGCAGCAATGGTCTTAGCCAAGCAGCATATTCAGCGCTTGTGGTTTCCTGAACCGGGCAAGGGTGGCGCAATTCCCTCTCGTGCTGCTTTTGCAATGACCAAAGAGCAGTTCGATGCCCTGATGCCTGTGGAATTTTGGCGTGAAGTTGTAGACCGCGTTCAAGCCGAAGTGCCTGACACGCTTCTCTTGGCTGAGGCCTTCTGGCTGCTGGAAGGTTACTTCGTGCGCACTTTGGGTATGCATCGCGTCTATAACAGCGCGTTTATGCATATGTTCAAAAAAGAAGAAAATGACAAGTACCGCACGCTAATCAAAAATACGCTGGAGTACGACGCCCGCATCTTGAAGCGCTACGTCAACTTTATGAGCAATCCAGATGAAGAGACCGCTGTGCAGCAATTTGGCAAAGATGATAAGTACTTCGGCGTCTGTGTGATGATGGTTACGATGCCCGGGCTACCGATGTTTGCGCACGGACAAATTGAAGGTTTCTCGGAGCGATATGGAATGGAATACGCCCGCGCTTACTACAACGAAACGCCTGATGAATATCTCATTGCTCGACACGAGCGTGAGATTTTTCCACTGCTAAAACGCCGTTACCTTTTTGCCGAAGTCGATAACTTTTACCTCTACGACTTTTTTACACCAGAGGGTAAGGTTGATGAAAATGTCTTTGCATTTAGCAATCGTTACGGTGAAGAACGCGCGTTGGTGATTTACCACAATAAGTTTGCCACCACACGTGGCTGGATTCGCACCTCTGTTGCGTTCTTGGAAAATGGTCGCCTCGTGCAGCGCACGCTGGCAGAGGGCTTAGGCATCTCACCCAATCCAAAAGCCTATACGATTTTTCGAGACTTCATTTCAGGCTTGGAGTTCATTCGTGCCAATACAGAGCTGGCCGAAAAAGGAATGTATTTTGAGCTGCATGCTTACAAGTATGCTGTCTTCTTAGACTTCCGTGAAGTGATTCCTACGCGGCTGAAACCCTATGATGAACTTGCGCGCCTGCTTAATGGTCAAGGTGTGCCCTCCATTGAAGATGAAGTCATGCACCTTAGCCTCCGTCCTGTGCATCAAGCGTTTGCCAGCGCAATTGAGCCTGAAGTGCTGCGAGAGCTGATGCAAGGGTGGTTATACGGCAAAATTCATCACCAATCGGTTGCGCTCTTCAAGGAAAAGCTTAATGCGATTTTACTAGCAAAAGATGCGGTTGAAAACCATATCGGGGGTGAGACACGTTTCGTTGAGCAAAGCGCAAAGCGCTACATCGCCCTCATGACGCTGGCACACTTAGAATCTACGCTTGCGGATGAATGGACAACTGTCTTTCGTGAGCTTTTGCCAGCAGACCACCGCCCTGACTCAGCGTGGCGCGCCATGCTCATCTGGCTCTTTGTGCAGCACTTGGACGCCGTGCGGCAGACTGCCGTCGACATTCACCTTAATGTAGTGCAAGATTGGCGGCTGGAAAAATTTATCGTGCAGTCGCTTACCCAGCAGGAACAAGATGAAGCACGTGCGCGCACCGAAGCCGAGCTGATTCGCCTGCTGGTCGAACGCGAGCGCTATACAGGCGAGACGCGTGACCTACGGCTGACGCTCAAGGGTTTGATAGAGAGTCGCACCGCTGACCATTTTCTTGGCGTGAATGAATTTCAGGGCGTAGAGTATTTCAACCGTGAGCGATTTCTGGTGCTAGCTAATGCATTTTACCTCGTTTCTGCTGTGGAAGACTTGGCAGAAGCAGACATCCAGCTCACGCCTGCCCTGCGTGAAAAATTTGGCGCGCGTTACGGCGTGCTGCAGCAGCTTGCCATAGATGCCGAACAGTGTGGCTACCGCTTGCGAGAATTTCTGAAAACCCTCTCGATTGAAATTCTTGAAAGCGTTGAGGCACCTATTGCCGAGACAGAATCACCTACACCGACGCCTGCACAAACCGCTCGCACACGAAAGAAAGTCGCTGCGTCGGCTGCTGCCCCAAGCTCATCTAAACGCACGCGTGCCAAGAAGGTCTCTGCCGCCGAAGAAAGCCCCATCACTTCAGAGCTGAGCGCAACTCTCTCAGAGACGAAGGGAAAGAAGCGCTCCACTCGTGCTTCACGCCCAGCCTCTGCTCCGCAAGAAGCCGCTGGCGATGGGGTAGCAAGGTCCATGCCTTCTACCGTTGCACCCGCGCCCGAACAACCTGCTGCGCCCACAGTTGTGAAAAGCAAGTCTGCAGCTGAAAAACTTGCTGAAAAGGCAGAAGCTGACCAAGCCGCCTTGCTTTCACGTACAGTGGTTCAAACAGCGCCTTCACTAGCTCAGCCAATTGTAAGTCGCAGTCGCAAAGTCAGTT